In one Euleptes europaea isolate rEulEur1 chromosome 12, rEulEur1.hap1, whole genome shotgun sequence genomic region, the following are encoded:
- the SON gene encoding protein SON, producing the protein MATNIEQIFRSFVVSKFREIQEQHFGSGKIGQQNGEIDSSEQGNADDTIASIGALQNDPLVQKIEQVLSEVLGAEPPYKPDAGQDTVKNKSCSTKRGIPDDVQDEIPRKKSKKDKKHKDKKKKKKRKKEKKEKKYKKQSTESKLNYDHKGCGDIQPASHLNPESLVLSAESVTVGPASPLKRDSQWFMEKTLYENLNSSLSNSHEASNSDTSKLDASEEDSVLISIQELCEVEVTNERELESDTSQHTNLVVNLHVEDEFLNTADIEEDDTSVKEMEQAEASSALQAAENINVSENSPKFMAVELEDMEARVESYSVEVKELDSLSESLDPEVMTQPESISFEKTGCKFMKIPLETNVEAKDSVTTLGFLAMVVGKDFEATSEFLNKAKVKASERSPDDAFRDMNDELEQDSERIAMMKDLEKTLQTQSRREKKDLEGVPESVYRVTEKDSKRSTKSDEHKCIEASIDPETVGVRELKETQTPTIVMELKDPLKYQKSLEAGMKDFRRMPESEVMKRTDSGAYILGTEAETKILEVVAESEEMDLGCLRGTSVRESEKDESIPEMMGLKNLDRSPKFVGSIQVNYLEASLETAVEKKGEMDVTKDSETVAEVKVLESISRSETAPETLDIAKTQYLDVSKQVAVKTDISETDINLKDLKKVPEQPSMTLKNVDTISEVQYMTEMKHVKDVLLSDVVAQGKDSEINLKPQGQREERDLDATSESLHMIFTNYSEHSLELYTEPEAMMELKNSESVPELLHMEDAKNSEALPAIEVKDLNTIDSAAVVKLNDFDKKIEYLHRGVKNRESKAVTEMKYLETHVESEALTKGKDMEIISCSVTGVKEKASDTTAYVGRGQYGAQTSDWEIKSAGLNLKDITEKELSSEIKGPLISESFQEVNILSSETTPEVDAIPVIQELKETGGFIPVLEVDSPTKTSGLEMSALSDPKDASKRLNTVEDFESISGHHVVENLESLQFVKTKDQEINLGSQQALEVKYTASSPKLLFSDELTNLQEKHNLEESTEATSFIAAPDSSYASGTELIVASESGEINEVIDSESMYMAQTNSDNFLYMMHLKDSKTMSDSTIMEAKDLEVGPESSHRVGIETEDFPEYESVAPSQVLEVIEESPKKNEMQESKTAFGSKASTVPGLEMNSETMCVMDIDNSEVVKKTHVAPSSLGITSTEGTPIPVGAAEDKNIKASQITEKELEHLLASTAPVGLVKETFHPTHVTNTKDSEANQMLETNLESADKKEVNTKFDHEAAPNGSEIIKKHKPIVGTGTTEGMLPVVNKAEEKGSGSDLKSEAALVEKYSESVCEVSEAKDCDATLSLFVVDVKDSELSSDLVAGEVKASNTTLRFETTPEPLCVLELGNSNDVVESVLTTEMKDLGETLNYEVLLEAKDPVPTATHLITSELKSSESVCVLEITNSEGILELTTPTYLSSAHLKSSDTTAEIEALDIIDSETPLKSEMEVKYFESVSESDCVLEPFDYKPVPESEYIAEAKVSETSEAVSMTQVGDLETPPQSQERKDLEPLAQSVCAVQARCVEENLVYEEVRAVSETTPQFSGIMEIEDLGATKSSVIAEMGKNSDKKSQLHVEEKCKETATECTHVLDLMETYADVEPVCRIEGKYSEPIAEVACVVDNKNLEANKGFMGVTELKDAALVKSKTGPEPVHLKDLEAIPKCESLEKEKDLQIAQSSFDKEGMYFEGSSESLLVLERQDLERDSTSVLVSEVVSEESLKSVPAVKGQDSEAALKYMKEKGVEVSEQNTGCTYMGEMKDLPSALEHTELAHAKNSEKASEVTLEVKNLEATLEPLCLMKGGKSEAVTLVSLEEQIVKASVKPVCAVEKNLVAGPQVTVEVKNSESALELANMAEKDVEATSCASVKDKHSEVVPESSELTHENDESISKERKSEKISSKSKDKSKSGKKAKKSRSKSPSKSKKRKKKSRSRSTSRQLSSRRARSRSKNDSDSRKKHSTSRRKSRSKSAERKESKERSLRSRRKRSRTSDRHKSRSKSVDKRETSLRSRRRQSRSSDRRKSRSKSFDRRESVRTRRRLSRSSDNRKSRSKSYDKRETFIRSRRRLSRSSDCHKSRSRSTDKRETSIRTRRRQSRSSDNHKSRSKSVEKRETSVRRRRRRSRSSDNYKSRSKSVDRGESSIRSRRRRSRSSDHHKSRSKSVDDKREISVRIRRKRSRSSENRRSRSKSVDKRESLRTRRRRSRSSDNRKSRSKSGDKETLKTRRRRSRSADNRKSRSKSVDKLESSVRARRRRSRSFDRKSRSKSVDKRETSVREKRRRSRSCDNRKSRSKSVDMRETSARAKSRRSRSSDNRKSRSKSVDKRETSTRAKSIRSRSSDNRKSRSKSVDKRETSVRARRRQSRSSDNRKSRSKSFDKRETSARSKRKRSRSSENYKSRSKSIDKIEASARSKRRRSKSSDHKSVTKSGEKRESSLKSRHRKSKSPDCQMSKSKSRSKSSERRKDKDSSDAPKGKSSKLRSKSKSPEKTKGTEFLEASVHNHAKSPEHPKSKSRSRSKSLDKTGDRPRRSRSKCSEPKSHIHRTSSRSRRNRSRSLTRKRTSRSKSDNRSRSRSRTRSRSCSRRWRRTRSRSLSRQRSLSRERRRRSRRNRSRSVDRRRRRSDSRDSYRIALRLRSRSRTPVRLGTSRSAGRRRSSSVSPDHRRSRSSSRSPKRLTDLDKAQLLEIAKANAAAMCAKAGVPLPPSLMPVVTPEKKEEKVTQKSAKETIMELTEKCKKIAQSQEDDVILNKPHVSDEEEEEHPFINHPFKLNEPKPIFFNLSTPTIKPAPPKNQVTLTKEFPVSSGSQHRKKEADSAYGEWVPVEKNKEENKDDVFPNPATLEPVDISSALNERTVAQKRLTENTFDLEAMCLLNRAQERIDAWAQLNSLPGQFTGSTGAQVLSSEQLSNSGPQAWLKKDQFLRAAPVTGGMGAQLMRKMGWREGEGLGKNKEGSREPILVDFKTDRKGLVAVGEKTQKRHGAFGAVKDLAGKHPISVLIEACNKRRWPPPTFVLVTDNGPDHRKCFLFKVMVNGIEHKPTFASPNKKLAKATAATVALQALGIVPKELLANATSFRSASHN; encoded by the exons ATGGCGACTAACATCGAGCAGATTTTTCGGTCTTTCGTGGTTAGTAAATTCCGGGAGattcaggagcagcatttcggcAG TGGAAAGATAGGTCAACAGAATGGGGAAATAGATTCATCTGAGCAAGGAAATGCTGATGATACAATTGCATCAATTGGAGCTCTTCAGAATGACCCACTAGTACAGAAGATAGAGCAAGTATTATCAGAGGTCTTGGGTGCAGAGCCACCATACAAACCAG ATGCTGGACAGGATACAGTGAAAAATAAGTCCTGTTCCACTAAAAGAGGCATACCTGATGACGTGCAAGATGAAATTCCAAGGAAAAAATCTAAAAAGGACAAGAAACACaaagacaagaaaaagaagaagaaaagaaagaaggagaaaaaagagaaaaaatataaGAAGCAGTCCACGGAATCAAAATTAAACTATGACCACAAAGGGTGTGGAGATATACAGCCTGCTTCTCATTTGAATCCAGAAAGCTTAGTTTTGAGTGCAGAGAGTGTGACTGTAGGACCTGCGTCTCCCTTGAAACGTGATTCTCAGTGGTTTATGGAAAAAACTTTGTATGAAAACCTAAACTCATCTTTGTCAAATTCACATGAAGCATCTAATTCAGATACCAGCAAACTGGATGCATCTGAGGAAGATTCTGTTTTAATCAGTATTCAGGAGCTCTGTGAAGTAGAGGTAACTAACGAGAGAGAATTGGAGAGTGATACCAGTCAACATACCAACCTGGTTGTGAATTTGCATGTAGAGGATGAATTTTTAAATACTGCAGATATTGAAGAAGATGATACTAGTGTAAAAGAAATGGAACAGGCTGAGGCTAGTTCAGCATTGCAGGCTGCAGAAAATATAAATGTTTCTGAGAATAGTCCAAAGTTTATGGCTGTGGAGCTAGAAGACATGGAAGCCAGGGTGGAATCTTATTCAGTGGAGGTAAAAGAGTTGGACTCTCTCTCAGAATCTTTGGATCCAGAAGTCATGACGCAGCCGGAATCAATTTCATTTGAAAAGACTGGGTGTAAATTCATGAAAATTCCTTTAGAGACAAATGTGGAAGCTAAAGATTCAGTAACAACATTGGGATTTTTGGCTATGGTGGTAGGGAAAGATTTTGAAGCAACTTCAGAATTTTTGAACAAAGCAAAAGTGAAAGCTTCTGAAAGAAGTCCAGATGATGCCTTTAGAGATATGAACGATGAATTAGAGCAAGATTCTGAGAGAATTGCCATGATGAAAGATTTGGAAAAAACTCTACAGACACAGTCTAGAAGAGAAAAGAAAGATTTGGAAGGGGTTCCAGAATCTGTGTATAGAGTTACTGAAAAAGATTCAAAAAGAAGTACAAAATCTGATGAACATAAGTGCATTGAAGCATCTATTGATCCTGAAACAGTAGGAGTGAGAGAACTAAAAGAAACTCAGACTCCTACAATTGTGATGGAGCTAAAAGATCCACTGAAATATCAAAAATCTCTGGAAGCAGGTATGAAAGATTTCAGAAGAATGCCAGAATCGGAGGTTATGAAGAGGACAGATTCTGGAGCATATATTTTGGGTACAGAAGCAGAAACAAAAATTTTAGAAGTTGTTGCAGAATCTGAGGAGATGGATTTGGGATGTTTAAGAGGAACATCTGTACGTGAATCAGAAAAAGATGAAAGTATTCCAGAGATGATGGGTTTGAAGAATCTAGACCGTTCTCCTAAATTTGTGGGATCAATTCAGGTTAATTATTTGGAAGCATCTTTAGAAACTGCAGTGGAAAAGAAGGGAGAGATGGATGTTACTAAAGATTCTGAGACGGTAGCTGAAGTGAAAGTCTTAGAAAGCATTTCCAGATCTGAAACAGCTCCAGAAACTCTAGATATAGCAAAAACACAATACCTGGATGTTTCAAAGCAGGTAGCTGTGAAGACTGACATAAGTGAGACTGACATAAATTTGAAGGATTTGAAAAAAGTTCCAGAGCAACCTTCAATGACTTTGAAAAATGTAGACACTATTTCAGAAGTGCAATACATGACAGAAATGAAACATGTGAAAGATGTTTTACTGTCTGATGTGGTGGCACAAGGAAAAGATTCAGAAATTAATCTAAAGCCTCAAgggcagagagaggagagagatttAGATGCTACTTCAGAATCACTGCATATGATATTTACAAACTATTCAGAACACAGTCTTGAACTTTATACAGAACCTGAAGCTATGATGGAGTTAAAAAATTCTGAAAGCGTTCCAGAATTGCTGCACATGGAGGATGCAAAAAACTCTGAAGCATTACCTGCAATAGAAGTCAAAGACTTAAATACTATAGACTCTGCAGCAGTAGTAAAGTTGAATGATTTTGACAAAAAAATTGAATATCTGCACAGAGGTGTGAAAAATAGGGAATCTAAGGCAGTGACAGAAATGAAATATTTGGAAACACATGTAGAATCTGAAGCTCTGACCAAAGGGAAAGACATGGAAATCATTTCTTGTTCTGTGACTGGAGTAAAGGAGAAGGCGTCGGATACTACTGCATATGTGGGGAGGGGCCAGTATGGTGCTCAGACATCAGATTGGGAAATTAAATCAGCAGGCCTGAACCTGAAAGACATAACAGAAAAAGAGCTATCTTCTGAAATTAAAGGTCCATTAATTTCAGAATCTTTCCAAGAGGTGAATATTTTAAGTTCAGAAACAACTCCAGAAGTGGATGCCATACCAGTGATACAAGAACTAAAAGAAACTGGAGGATTTATACCTGTTTTGGAAGTAGACAGCCCTACTAAAACCTCTGGACTGGAGATGTCAGCACTAAGTGATCCAAAAGATGCTTCCAAACGTCTGAATACTGTAGAAGATTTTGAATCAATTTCAGGCCACCATGTAGTGGAAAATCTAGAATCTTTGCAGTTTGTGAAAACAAAAGACCAAGAAATTAACTTAGGTTCTCAGCAGGCTTTGGAAGTTAAATACACAGCATCCAGTCCAAAACTTCTGTTTTCAGATGAATTAACTAATTTGCAAGAAAAACATAATTTAGAAGAAAGCACCGAAGCAACAAGTTTTATAGCAGCCCCAGATTCTTCATATGCATCAGGAACAGAACTGATTGTTGCTTCAGAATCTGGTGAGATTAATGAAGTCATAGATTCAGAATCTATGTATATGGCACAGACAAATTCAGATAACTTCCTGTACATGATGCACTTGAAAGATTCCAAAACAATGTCAGACTCTACGATAATGGAAGCAAAGGACTTGGAGGTAGGACCAGAATCTTCCCACAGAGTGGGTATAGAAACTGAAGATTTCCCAGAGTATGAATCAGTTGCACCATCACAGGTCTTGGAAGTTATTGAAGAATCTCcaaagaaaaatgaaatgcaaGAATCAAAAACAGCATTTGGAAGTAAAGCATCGACTGTTCCAGGGTTGGAAATGAATTCAGAAACTATGTGTGTCATGGATATTGATAATTCAGAAGTTGTGAAAAAAACACACGTAGCTCCATCATCACTAGGAATTACAAGTACAGAAGGAACTCCTATCCCTGTCGGTGCAGCAGAAGACAAAAACATAAAAGCATCTCAAATAACTGAAAAAGAACTAGAACATTTGTTAGCATCAACAGCACCTGTAGGCCTAGTGAAAGAAACTTTTCACCCTACTCATGTAACAAATACAAAAGACTCAGAAGCAAATCAGATGTTGGAAACAAATCTAGAATCAGCGGACAAAAAAGAGGTAAATACTAAATTTGATCATGAAGCAGCTCCAAATGGTTCAGAAATCATTAAGAAACATAAACCAATTGTAGGTACAGGCACTACAGAAGGCATGCTGCCAGTTGTAAACAAAGCAGAAGAAAAGGGATCTGGATCAGATCTAAAATCAGAAGCAGCGCTGGTAGAAAAATATTCTGAATCGGTCTGTGAAGTTTCAGAGGCAAAAGATTGTGATGCAACACTGTCTCTGTTTGTGGTGGATGTAAAAGATTCAGAATTGAGTTCTGACTTAGTTGCGGGAGAGGTTAAAGCTTCAAACACAACATTGCGCTTTGAAACAACTCCAGAACCTCTCTGTGTGTTGGAACTGGGGAATTCAAATGATGTTGTGGAATCTGTACTTACAACAGAGATGAAAGATTTAGGAGAAACATTAAATTATGAAGTACTATTGGAAGCAAAAGATCCAGTACCCACTGCAACACATCTAATCACATCAGAATTAAAGTCgtcagagtctgtgtgtgtgcttgAAATTACAAACTCTGAAGGAATACTAGAGCTAACTACTCCAACATATCTCAGCTCGGCACATTTGAAGTCTTCTGACACAACTGCAGAAATTGAAGCGTTAGACATTATTGATTCTGAGACTCCTCTAAAATCAGAAATGGAAGTTAAATATTTTGAATCAGTTTCAGAATCAGACTGTGTGCTGGAGCCATTTGACTACAAACCTGTTCCAGAATCTGAATATATTGCAGAGGCGAAAGTTTCAGAAACTTCAGAggctgtcagcatgacacaggtGGGAGATCTGGAAACACCACCACAatctcaggaaagaaaagacttAGAACCTTTAGCTCAGTCTGTGTGTGCTGTGCAGGCAAGATGCGTTGAAGAAAATCTTGTATATGAAGAAGTGCGGGCTGTGTCAGAAACGACTCCACAGTTCTCCGGCATCATGGAAATAGAAGATTTGGGAGCAACTAAATCATCTGTGATTGCAGAAATGGGGAAGAATTCAGACAAAAAATCACAGCTGCATGTTGAGGAAAAATGTAAAGAAACAGCTACAGAATGTACACATGTGCTAGATTTAATGGAAACTTACGCAGATGTGGAACCAGTCTGCAGAATTGAGGGGAAATATTCAGAACCTATTGCAGAAGTGGCATGTGTAGTAGATAATAAAAATTTAGAGGCAAATAAAGGGTTTATGGGTGTGACAGAGTTGAAAGATGCAGCACTTGTAAAATCTAAAACTGGTCCAGAACCTGTGCACTTAAAAGATCTTGAAGCAATTCCTAAATGTGAGTCTCTTGAGAAAGAAAAAGATTTGCAAATTGCCCAATCCTCTTTTGATAAAGAAGGAATGTATTTTGAGGGAAGCTCAGAATCTCTGTTAGTTTTGGAGAGACAGGATTTGGAAAGAGATTCAACTTCTGTGCTTGTGTCAGAAGTGGTCTCTGAAGAATCACTGAAATCTGTTCCTGCTGTGAAAGGACAAGACTCTGAAGCAGCACTTAAATACATGAAGGAAAAGGGTGTAGAAGTTTCAGAGCAAAATACAGGATGTACATATATGGGAGAGATGAAAGATCTGCCATCAGCTCTGGAACACACAGAATTAGCCCATGCTAAGAATTCTGAAAAggcttcagaagtcactttggaGGTGAAAAATTTGGAAGCAACTTTAGAACCTTTGTGCTTGATGAAGGGGGGAAAATCAGAAGCAGTTACACTGGTTTCTTTGGAGGAGCAAATAGTAAAGGCATCTGTAAAACCTGTATGTGCGGTAGAAAAAAATTTGGTAGCAGGTCCACAGGTAACTGTGGAGGTAAAAAATTCAGAATCTGCTCTTGAGCTTGCGAACATGGCAGAGAAGGACGTGGAAGCAACTTCATGTGCCTCTGTGAAGGATAAACATTCAGAAGTTGTTCCAGAGTCCTCAGAGTTAACGCATGAAAATGATGAAAGTATTTCAAAAGAGAGGAAAAGTGAAAAAATAAGCAGCAAAAGTAAAGATAAAAGTAAAAGtgggaaaaaagccaaaaaaagtaGGTCAAAATCTCCTTCCAAGTCAAAAAAACGTAAAAAAAAGTCTAGATCACGTTCCACCTCTAGACAGTTATCATCAAGAAGAGCACGTTCTAGAAGCAAGAATGATTCTGATTCCCGGAAAAAGCATTCTACCTCACGTCGTAAGTCTAGATCAAAATCTGCTGAGAGAAAAGAGAGCAAAGAAAGGTCACTAAGATCTAGACGAAAGCGTTCTCGGACTTCTGATCGTCATAAATCTAGATCCAAATCAGTTGACAAAAGAGAAACTTCACTACGGTCAAGGCGAAGACAGTCCAGATCTTCTGATCGTCGGAAGTCTAGATCCAAATCTTTTGACAGAAGAGAATCAGTCAGGACAAGACGAAGATTGTCCAGATCCTCTGATAATCGCAAGTCTAGATCTAAATCTTATGATAAAAGAGAAACTTTTATAAGATCAAGACGGAGACTGTCTAGATCTTCTGATTGTCATAAGTCTAGGTCACGATCCACTGACAAAAGAGAAACATCAATAAGGACAAGGAGAAGACAGTCCAGGTCCTCAGATAATCACAAATCTAGATCCAAATCAGTTGAGAAAAGAGAGACTTcagtgaggagaaggagaaggcgaTCTAGATCCTCTGATAATTATAAGTCTAGATCCAAATCTGTTGACAGAGGGGAATCTTCAATAAGGTCAAGGCGAAGACGGTCCAGGTCCTCTGATCATCATAAGTCTAGATCCAAATCAGTTGATGACAAAAGAGAAATTTCAGTGAGAATAAGGCGAAAACGATCCAGGTCCTCTGAAAATCGCAGATCTCGGTCCAAATCAGTGGACAAAAGAGAGTCTTTGAGGACAAGGCGAAGACGATCCAGGTCTTCTGACAACCGCAAATCTAGATCCAAGTCAGGAGACAAAGAGACACTGAAGACAAGGCGAAGGCGGTCCAGATCAGCTGATAACCGCAAATCCAGATCTAAATCTGTTGACAAACTGGAGTCTTCAGTGAGAGCAAGAAGGAGACGATCTAGATCTTTTGATCGCAAATCTAGGTCTAAATCTGTTGATAAACGGGAGacttcagtgagggaaaaaaggagGCGATCTAGGTCCTGTGATAATCGTAAATCTAGATCTAAGTCGGTTGATATGAGAGAGACTTCAGCAAGAGCAAAAAGTAGACGATCTAGGTCCTCTGATAATCGCAAGTCTAGATCTAAATCTGTTGATAAAAGAGAGACTTCAACAAGAGCAAAAAGTATACGATCTAGGTCCTCTGATAATCGCAAGTCTAGGTCTAAATCTGTTGATAAAAGAGAGACTTCAGTGAGAGCAAGAAGGAGACAGTCTAGGTCCTCTGATAACCGCAAATCAAGATCAAAATCTTTTGACAAGAGAGAAACTTCAGCAAGGTCAAAAAGAAAACGATCTAGATCTTCTGAGAACTACAAATCTAGATCCAAATCTATTGACAAAATAGAGGCTTCAGCAAGGTCAAAAAGGAGACGATCAAAGTCATCTGATCATAAATCTGTAACAAAATCTGGTGAAAAAAGAGAGTCTTCCCTAAAGTCTAGGCACAGAAAATCAAAATCACCAGATTGCCAGATGTCTAAATCAAAGTCCAGGTCCAAATCCTCTGAAAGAAGAAAGGACAAAGACTCATCAGATGCACCAAAAGGGAAGAGTTCCAAATTGAGATCAAAGTCTAAATCCCCTGAAAAAACAAAGGGAACTGAATTTTTGGAAGCATCTGTGCATAATCATGCAAAATCGCCTGAACATCCCAAATCTAAATCTAGGTCCAGGTCCAAATCTCTGGATAAAACAGGAGACAGGCCAAGAAGATCAAGAAGTAAATGCTCAGAACCCAAATCTCACATCCATAGAACATCATCACGCTCTAGAAGGAATCGTTCTCGGTCATTAACACGGAAGAGGACCTCGAGATCAAAATCTGATAATCGATCTCGCTCACGGTCTAGAACTCGCTCACGATCATGTTCAAGACGCTGGAGGAGAACTAGATCAAGATCTTTGTCAAGACAGCGATCATTATCAAGGGAGAGACGTAGGCGATCTCGGAGAAATCGATCAAGATCTGTtgacagaagaaggagaaggtcaGATTCAAGAGACAGTTACAGAATAGCTCTCAGATTACGGTCCCGAAGTCGAACACCTGTCCGGCTGGGAACCTCTAGATCTGCTGGTAGAAGACGGAGCTCTAGTGTATCACCTGACCATCGGCGATCCAGATCTTCAAGCAGATCACCTAAACGACTAACTGATTTGG ACAAGGCACAGTTACTTGAAATAGCCAAAGCAAATGCAGCTGCCATGTGCGCCAAGGCTGGTGTGCCTCTGCCACCGAGCCTTATGCCTGTTGTTACTCcagaaaagaaggaagagaaagTTACCCAGAAGTCAGCAAAAGAGACGATCATGGAACTTACTGAG aaatgCAAGAAGATAGCACAGAGCCAGGAAGATGATGTGATTTTAAATAAACCTCATGTGtctgatgaagaggaagaagaacatccTTTTATTAATCACCCCTTTAAACTCAATGAACCCAAACCTATTTTTTTCAACTTATCT actcctACCATAAAACCAGCTCCTCCGAAAAATCAGGTTACTTTGACAAAGGAGTTTCCTGTCTCTTCTGGATCTCAACACAGGAAAAAAGAAGCAGATAGTGCATATGGAGAGTGGGTTCCAGTTGAGAAGAACAAAGAGGAAAACAAAGATGATGTCTTCCCTAACCCAGCTACTCTGGAG CCTGTGGACATCTCTTCTGCACTGAATGAACGGACAGTAGCTCAGAAGAGGCTTACTGAAaatacttttgatttggaggcaATGTGCCTGTTAAATCGGGCACAGGAACGG